The genomic window CTTCCGGTAGCAATGGTGAATCGATGCCGCTTCCTTGAAAACAATTTAATACATTTAATTCTGTTTTTCCGTGTCGTACAAAATAAAAAGTTACCATTATCCGTTCTCCCCCCGCGCGTTCATTCTCTTCGATTATAGCAGTTATTTTTTTATCTGTCTTATTCATTTCTTCCAGAAGAACTTATGATATGATAGGAAAAGAAAAAGGAGGCCTAAAAATGGATATACAAGAATACCAAAAATGGATCAGTACCTTTTATAAAAAACGCGGCTGGTATGCTCTCGATCCCTTTGTTCGTGTCAGCTTTCTTTCCGAAGAAACTGGCGAGGTTGCTCAAGCCGTACGAGCGTTGGAAATCGGTCGGGACAGACCAGACGAACAGCCAAAATCTCCGGAATTATTGAAGCAGCAATTAACGGAGGAGTTGGGTGATGTGTTGGATAATATTTTTATTCTCGCTGATAAATACGAGATTCAATTAGAAGATATTCTAGTGTCTCATAAAAATAAATTAACGGAGCGCTTTAAGGAGGAATCCGTGTGACAACTACTATTCAGATAAGAGAGGTTCAAGAATCGGACTATCCCGCACTAATGGCGATTGAGAATCTGATTTGGACAACAGAGAATTCACCGATCGTCCATCATTATACTGATGTGACAGACTATCGTGCACGAATGAGCGAAAAACAAGTGTTTGTTGCTGTGTTGAATGAGACGGTCATCGGCTTTGTCGATGTTCATCATCCGACGCCCTTGCCTTCACACCGACACCAGTGGATGCTTGGTATTGGGGTTCATCCTGACTACCAATCCTTCGGTGCCGGCAGACGATTACTTGCCCATTTGAAGAGCGTTGCACCAGATTATGGCATTCATAAGCTATCCTTAAGAGTCATGGGAACAAATACAGCCGCGATAGCTTTCTACAAGAAAAATGGCTTTGTACAAGAAGGACATCTGAAGGATGAATTTTATATGGATGGTACCTATTGCGATGACTATTTTTTTGCTTACATCCTGAATAATTAGAAACATGATTACCTCTATTAAGGGACAGGCAAACAAGAAAAATTCATGTATATGATTTTCTTGCTTGCCTGTCCCTTTTAACTCTGTTATTTTTATAAAGGTGATGCAACGAGTGCGAATCTCTGATTCACCTCACAATTTCATCTATATGATCCCTCTTAAATAGTTCATTACGCGAAAAATATCTTCGGCTTGTATTGTGGTCGAAGAAATTGCTGTTCGTTTTTCTTATTTAGCAAGGGTTCTATAACTTTTTAAAGGAGCGCTTATTATTGAATAAAAAATTATCTTGGCGGGAATATCTTTATGTAGGTTCCATGCTATTCGGCTTGTTTTTCGGTGCCGGAAATCTTATCTTCCCTGTGCATATGGGACAGGAAGCAGGCAGTGCTATTTTTTCTGCCAATCTCGGCTTTCTAATTACAGGAATCGGGCTGCCTTTTCTTGGTGTCATTGCTATCGGTATTTCCAAAAGTAATGGCGTTTTTGACTTAGCCAAACGTGTAAATCGATCCTATGCTATTATTTTTACTTCTTTGTTATACCTGACGATCGGTCCATTTTTTGCTTTACC from Enterococcus sp. 9E7_DIV0242 includes these protein-coding regions:
- a CDS encoding MazG nucleotide pyrophosphohydrolase domain-containing protein → MDIQEYQKWISTFYKKRGWYALDPFVRVSFLSEETGEVAQAVRALEIGRDRPDEQPKSPELLKQQLTEELGDVLDNIFILADKYEIQLEDILVSHKNKLTERFKEESV
- a CDS encoding GNAT family N-acetyltransferase; this encodes MTTTIQIREVQESDYPALMAIENLIWTTENSPIVHHYTDVTDYRARMSEKQVFVAVLNETVIGFVDVHHPTPLPSHRHQWMLGIGVHPDYQSFGAGRRLLAHLKSVAPDYGIHKLSLRVMGTNTAAIAFYKKNGFVQEGHLKDEFYMDGTYCDDYFFAYILNN